In a single window of the Bufo bufo chromosome 5, aBufBuf1.1, whole genome shotgun sequence genome:
- the MAP3K8 gene encoding mitogen-activated protein kinase kinase kinase 8 yields the protein MLAHLECKGIALESSATMDFMSTMSDQKEEAELLLSYLNVTDLVTIMENLYREGEVCAEGKNTVIRGQDAYNNEERTDSLFLSGQETSLLSSVKYGSTKELLSFTNQVSDATKHLHKCLQQECGIILNKMLTIRNGRYQKDTDVLLFPWKMTYKSMGSEFIPRGAFGKVHLAQDIETRKRMACKLIPVEHFKPADVEFQVQFQHENIAELYGIILSENMVHLYMEAGEGGSVLEKLESCGPLREFEIIWVTKHILKGLDFLHSKNVIHHDIKPSNIVFMSTKAVLVDFGLSIQMTGDVYHPKDLRGTEIYMSPEVVLCRGHSTKADIYSMGATIIHMQTGNPPWVKRYPRSAYPSYLYIIHKQAPPLEDIDEDCSPIMRDLLVSILDKNPNQRPTAAELLKHEALNPPPEDQPRCQSLDTALLERKRMLRKELELPENITDSSLYTSEESELLRRQRSLSIDLGAVAGYFNLVRGPPTVEYECQ from the exons gtattgCTCTGGAAAGCAGTGCCACAATGGATTTCATGAGCACCATGAGCGACCAGAAGGAGGAAGCTGAGTTGCTTCTCAGTTATTTGAATGTTACGGATTTGGTAACAATAATGGAAAACCTCTACCGAGAGGGGGAAGTATGTGCAGAGGGGAAGAACACGGTCATACGTGGTCAAGACGCTTACAACAATGAGGAGAGGACGGACTCTCTGTTTCTCAGTGGGCAAGAAACTTCTCTCCTATCATCAGTCAAATACGGAAGTACCAAGGAGTTACTCAGCTTTACCAATCAAGTGTCAGATGCAACTAAACATTTACACAAATGCTTACAACAGGAGTGTGGAATTATATTAAACAAG ATGCTGACGATACGAAATGGGCGATATCAGAAGGACACCGACGTCCTGTTGTTTCCCTGGAAGATGACGTACAAAAGCATGGGTTCTGAATTCATTCCTAGGGGAGCCTTTGGTaaagttcatctggcacaagataTCGAGACGAGGAAGAGAATGGCATGCAAACTG ATCCCGGTGGAACATTTCAAACCAGCAGATGTGGAGTTTCAAGTTCAGTTCCAGCATGAGAATATTGCTGAATTATACGGGATCATCTTATCGGAGAATATGGTTCACCTATACATGGAAGCTGGAGAAGGAGGGTCAGTGTTGGAAAAATTAGAAAGCTGTGGACCCCTGCGTGAATTTGAGATTATCTGGGTCACCAAACATATTTTGAAGGGTCTTGATTTCCTTCactctaaaaatgtcatccaccacGACATTAAAC CCAGCAACATTGTCTTCATGTCAACAAAGGCTGTCCTGGTGGATTTTGGCCTCAGCattcagatgactggagatgtgtATCACCCCAAAGACCTGAGGGGAACCGAG ATTTACATGAGTCCAGAAGTCGTTCTCTGCAGAGGACATTCGACTAAAGCTGATATTTATAGTATGGGCGCTACGATCATTCACATGCAGACAGGAAATCCACCCTGGGTGAAACGCTACCCTCGATCAGCATACCCCTCTTACCTGTATATT ATACACAAGCAAGCTCCCCCCTTAGAGGACATCGATGAAGACTGCAGTCCGATCATGCGAGACCTTTTGGTTTCAATCCTGGATAAGAATCCAAATCAGCGACCTACTGCAGCAGAGCTACTAAAACACGAGGCTCTGAACCCACCTCCCGAGGACCAGCCGCGCTGCCAGAGCCTGGACACCGCGTTGCTGGAAAGGAAAAGAATGCTGAGAAAGGAGCTGGAGCTGCCTGAAAACATTACAG ATTCTTCTTTGTACACCAGCGAGGAGTCTGAGCTCCTGAGGAGACAACGATCCCTATCCATTGACCTGGGCGCTGTTGCCGGTTATTTTAACCTTGTGCGTGGGCCTCCTACTGTGGAATATGAATGTCAGTAA